The genome window CGTCGCGCTTGTCGGAAAAGCGCATGATCTTCTCGCCGGGCATGGCGCCGCGTTCGACATAGATCGCGCGATCGATGACGCCGGCGCGAGTCATCGCCCGGCGCAGCTTGGCGAAATTGCCGCCGAGCTTCATCACCACCGCGGCGTCCGTGGCGGCAAGACGCGATGCAAGGCAGTCTTCATCGAGCGTCGCCGGCAGAACCGTGAGAATGTCGTCGCCCCAGGCCATCGGCTGGCGCGCCGCGGCGAAACAGCCGGACATGCCCGAGACGCCGGCGCAAATCTCGATGCGAAAGCGCGAGTCGAGCCGCGCGAACATATGCATGAAGGAGCCGTAGAGCAGCGGATCGCCTTCGCACAGCAGCGTCACGTCGCGACCGGCTTCGAGCACGGCGCGAATGCGCATCACGCAATCTTCATAGAAGCGCTGAAGCGAGGAGACATATTCCGGCTGATCGAAAGGAATCTCCGTCGTCACCGGATAGAGCAGCGCGATCTCTTCGCAGCCCGGCGCGAGATAGGGCGCGGCGATCGCGCGCGCGTGGCTCGCGCGTCCGCGCTTGGCGAAGAAGGCGACGACGTTCGCCGCGCCGATGAGGCGCGCGGCCTTCACCGTCACGAGCTCCGGATCGCCAGGACCGAGTCCGACGCCGATCAGCGCCCCGAGCGTCGCGACGGCTTCATGCGATGTCGAGGCGAGCGCGTTCATTCCTGCTCGCTCGCCAGCGCATTGATGGCGGCGGCGGCCATGGCGCTGCCGCCCTTGCGGCCTTTCACGATCACGAAGGGAATGCGGCCGTATTCGCGCAGCGCGCCCTTCGATTCCGCCGCGCCGACGAAACCGACCGGCATGCCGATGATGGCGGCCGGAGGCGCCGCGCCTTCGTCAATCATCTCGAGCAGGCGGAACAGCGCCGTCGGCGCATTGCCGATAGCGACGAGAGCGCCATCCAACCGGTTGCGCCACAGCTCCAGCGCCGCGGCGCTGCGCGTGGTTCCGATCTCGGCGGCGAGCGCCGGCACGCGCGGCTCGAGCAGCGTGCAGACGACCTGATTTTCGGCCGGCAGCCGCGAACGCGTCACGCCATGCGCGACCATGTTGGAGTCGCAGAGAATCGGCGCGCCCTTCTGCAGCGCGTCGCGCGCCGCTGCGACGAAATCCGGCGAGAACTCGATGTCGTCGGCAAGTTCCACCATGCCGCAGGCGTGGATCATGCGGACCGCGATTTTTTCCTGCTCCGGCGTAAAGCGCGAGAGATTCGACTCGGCGCGAATGGTCGCAAAGGAGCGCGCATAAATTTGCGCGCCTTCGTGGATATAGTCGAAGCGGCGGCTCATTGCGCACGACCGCTTGCGCGTGCGGAGAGTTCGCGCAGGACGGCCTCGAAGGTCAGCGATCTGAAGCGCGGCGCGCCGTCGGCGCCGCCGTTTTCGATGAGATCGAACCCTTCGGCGCAGGCGAGCAGCGTGATTGGCGAGGCGCTCTGCCGCGCGCAGCCTTTCGCGCAGCCGGAAAGATGAAGGCCGACGCCGTCAGCGCCGCCGATCATCTGCGCAAGCGGCGCGAGATCCATCACATGCGCGCGCGTCTCGGCGACCGCCTGCGGACATTCCGGCGCGCCGGGACAGGCGATGACGGCAAGGCGCTTGTCGTCGGCCGACGTGATAAGGTCGTGGTCTTGCGCGCGCGAGACGACGCGTCGCGCATTGTCTTCATCGGGCGTGACGATCAGCAAGGCGCGCCACGGCGTGAGGCGCAGTTCGCCGGTTCCCTCGCCTTCTGCAAAATCGGCGACCGCCGCGAGTTCCTCTGCGCGCCAGCGGCCGAAGGGCGCGCCAACGCCCGCGAAAGCGACGGCGCCGCGACGTTGCGCGCCAAAGATATGCGCCCATCGCGCAGGCGCGCGCGCTTCCCTGGAGACGCGCATGACGAGTCCGGCCGCGCGTGGCAGCGCGTCGGCGCCGAGCGCTTCGACCAGCGTGCGCACGCGCCTGAAGCTATTTGCATGACGATCGCGCAGCTCTATGAAGGCGCGCGCAAGGCGCAACGCTACGTCGAGCGCGTCATTGACGGCGGCGAAGACGGCGCGATCGGGGACATCGGCGATATGAATCGCGACCGCGCCGTTTGCAATCGCTTCGATCCGAATGTCGGCCTCGACGTCGGCAAGCGACAGCGCGCCGCCATCATCGAGAAGAAACAGAAATTTCGGCGGCAGCGCGCGCATCGCTGCGTCGCGCTGCAATTCCGCAGCAAGCTCCACGGCCATGGCGTTGGCGTCGAAAGCGCCGGCCGCGAGTCCGGCGAGCGGCGACGCGATGACATTCGTCACGCGTTCGGCGTCGGCGCTCGGCGCGAGCATGCCGATCGCATCGAGCCGGCGCAGCGCTTCGGCGATCGTCGCCTCGCTGATCCCGCGCAGCTGGAGCTGAGCGCGCTGCGACAGATCGATCAGCCCATTGCCGCAGCCGTCCGCAATTCTCGCGATCTCGCGCGCCTGCGCCGCGCTCATGCGAGAGCCGACCGCCTTGGCGCGGATCAGCAGGCCGTCGCCGCTCGGCATCGGCGCGAAGGCTCCGGGACACCAGCCCTTGATCTCAGGCCTCGGCTGCAAGACGCCCTCCCTCTTGGCGTTCGATATCGCTCAAGGCGCCGCGCACGCTGTTGCGTTGCGTATTCCACAAGCCGCGCGCAAGCGCTTCGCTAAAAACGCGCGCAAGCCCCTCCAGCGCGCGGGGATTTTCAGCGGCGAGAAAATCGCGCGTGGCATCATCGCCCAAGGTCGCGTCAAAAGCGAGATCAAATTGCGCGTCTGTGACAAGACCGCTTGTCGCGGCGAAAGCATAGAGATTATCGATCGTCTCGGCGATCTCGCCGGCGCCGCGATGGCCGTGACGCATCTGCCCTCGCAGCCATCGCGGATTGGCGAGCCGCATGCGCAGGACGCGCGCGATTTCGTCCTTCAGCGCGCGCGGCCGCAACCGTTCCGGCCGCGTCGCATCGATATGCACCAAATCGGCGTCGCCGCCAAGCATGGCGTTCGCGGCGGCGAAACCGCCCTCATAATCGGCGAAGGCGGGTCCGATCAGAACGTCGACGTCGGCCATGTCTTGCACATGGACATGCGCATCGGCGTCAGCGACGCGGGCGCTGAACGCCGCGACGGCCTCTTTGCTTTCGCCCGCGCGGTCAAAGGCGTGACCGGCGGCGCAAAGATAGGCGCGCGCAAGATCGTCGCGGTTCGACCATCGCCCGCGCGCCACGCGATCGCTGACGCCAATTCCGTAAGTTCCGTCAGCGGCGCCGAAGACGCGGCGCAGATCGTCGGCGGCTTTCAGCGGATTGACCTCGGCGCCTTCATCGAGCCAGGCGACGGCGCGAACCGCGTCGTCGAACAGCGCAATGAGATTTCCGAACATGTCGCGGAACAGACCCGAGACCTGCAGCGTCACGTCGACGCGCGGAAAGTCGAGCCGCGCCTGCGGCAGAATTTCGAAGCCGACGACGCGCGCGCTTGCCATATCCCAGCGCGGCGCGACGCCGAGAAGCGCGAGCGCTTGCGCAAAATCCTCGCCGCCGGTGCGGATCGTCGCGCTGCCCCACAGGTCGAGCATGATGCGGCGCGGGAATTCGCCATGCAGTTGCGCGTGGCGCGTCATCACCTCGGCGGCGGCGCGGCGGCCGATGTCATAGGCGGTTTGTGTGGGCGCATGGCGCGGATCGATGCAATAGAGATTGCGGCCCGTCGGCAGAACGTCGGCGCGTCCGCGCGACGGCGCGCCGGCCGGACCGGGCGCGACGAAGCGGCCCGCAAGCGCGGCGATCAGCGCCTTGCGTTCGGCGCGCGCGCAGGCGTCGCGCGCGGGATCGCTGTCGGAACGACCAAAAACATGTAGCCCGTCGCCGATCCGCATGTCCTTCAGGTCGCACATCCAGGCGTCGAGCCGCGTCAATGTCTCGGGGATGTCCATCCCGTGCGAGACGCCGCATTCCGCGGCAAGACCGCTGCGCTCGGATTCGTCGATGATCGCGCCGGCGATGAGTTTCGCGCGGCGCGCGTCGAGCGCGCTCGCCGTCGCATATTCGTCGAGCAGCGTTTCGACTTTCGCGGCGGCGTCGAAGAGTTCGGCGTCAACGAGCGGCGGGGTCAGATGGCCGATCGTCACGGCGCATGTGCGGCGCTTCGCCTGCGCCGCTTCGCCGGGATCATTGACGATGAAAGGATAGATGAGCGGCGTCGGGCCGAGCACGGCTTCCGGCGCGCAGGCCTCGGACAGCATGACCGATTTGCCGGGAAGCCATTCGAGCGTGCCATGCGCGCCAAGATGAATGAGCGCGTCGATCTTCCGCGCATGCCGCAGCCAGAGATAGAAGGCGACATAGGCGTGGCGCGGCGGGCGCTGCACGTCATGATAGGTCTCGTAACGCTCAGCGCGCGCGCCGCGATCGGGCTGCAGCGCGACGACGAGCTTGCCGGCTTCCAGACAAGGGAGGCGGAAGACGTCGTCGCGCGCCGCCGGATCGTCCTGCGGCGCGCCCCATGCGTCATTGACGCTCGCGACGAAGTCGGGGGGAAGCGCGGCGAGCCAAGTTTGGTAATCGCGGATTGGAATATCGATGACGCGCGCGGCGTCTTCGAGCGCGCGGATTACTCTCAAGAGTAAGGGTGAGACTATGCCGACGTCGTATCCCTCTTCGGCCAGTGAAAAGACGATCTCCTGCGCGCTCGCTTCCGCGTCGAGGCCGATGGCGTAGCCGCCGCGGCCGCGTCGCGCCGGATAGTTAGAAAGAATGAGCGCAAGGCTCTTTTCATGGTTCGCCTTGCGTCTCAGACGCGCCCAGTTCAGCGCGAGGTCGGCGACGAAGTCGATGCGCGAGCGTTCCGGCGCATGGCGGGTTTCGCTGAACTCCGCCGCAAGACGCAGCGGCGCCTCCTCCTTGAAGGAAATCGCGCGCGTGAAGATGCGCCCGTCGACTTCCGGAAGCACGACATTCATCGCGAGATCGGCGCCGTTCGCGCCGCGCGTTGAGCCTTCCCACGCCTCGCGCAAAGAAGTTGCAAGAGCGACTTGCAGCACCGGCGCGTCCGCGCGATCGAGCACGCTTCCCGCGTCGCGCCGCGCCGAAAAAGCGGTGGCGTTGAGGATCACATCTGGCGCGAACGTCTCAAGCGCGCGCGATACGAAAGCTTCGCTCTCCGGCTCTTTCAGGCTCGCGACATAGATCGTCTCGACCGCGAAGCCGCGCTCGGCCAGCGCCTCGGCGAGCACAATGATCGGCGCGACGTCGTCGGCAAGGAACATGGCGCGATAGAAGACGATGGTCGCGCGCAATTCGCCGCCGGCGCGGCATGCCGCGTCGAAACGCCCAGCGTTGGCGATGGGAAGGCTTTCCCGCCACGGCGCCGGACGCCCGACGAGAGTCGATGCGTAACCGAGAAACGAACGCAGATTGTCGGGACCGCCGTCCTGAAAGAAGCGCCAAATTCGATTGAGCGTCTCCATATCGAGCGTCGACGCCTGCTGCAGACGCGCGTCGTCATGGGCGTCGCCGGGCGTGATCGCGAGGGCGATTCCCTTCGCGCGCGCTAGCGCCTCGAGCTGCTCGACGCCATAGGGCCAATAGTCTTTGCCGCCGAGCAGCCGCACGACGATCAGCCGCGCATGTCGCGCCACAGAGTCGAGATAAAGATCGACGGAGTAGGGATGCTTCAGCTGCGCCAGCGATGCGCAGCGAAAGCTCGGGAGGCGCGCGCCGCTTTGCTCATAAAGCCGCGCCAGCAGCCGCAGCTCCGAATCCGAAAAGGACAGAAACACGATCTCGGCGGGAGATTGTCCAAGATCGATGGCGGCGCCGGCGTCATCGAGACTATGGAGATCGCGCGGGAGGAGATGCATGGCGTATCACGGCTGCGCCAGCGTCGCGATGACGGCGTCGCGATTGAGGCCTTTCTCGCCGATGATCACGACGCGACTCATGCGCTGCTCATCGGGCTTCCACGCCCGATCGAAATGATGTTCGATGCGCGCGCCGACGCCTTGCACGAGCAGGCGCATCGGCTTGCCGACGACCTCGACGAACCCCTTGATGCGCAGCACGTCATGCGCGCGCGCCGCTTCGGCGAGTCGCGCAACCAGCGCCGCCGGATCGGCGATCGCCGAGAGAGAGACGACGAAACTGTCGAAGTCGTCGTGATCATGTTCGGGCTCGGCGTCATGATGCGACGGACGGGTTGCGAGATCGTCCTCCGCCGCCGCCGACAGGCCGAGCAGCACAAGCGGATCGACTCGCCCGCCGCTGGCGCGCACGATCTTCGCGGCTTGACGCGCGCCTTGCGTCAGACGATTGGCGACCGCGCGTTCTTCGTCGGCGACCAGCAGATCGGTCTTGTTGAGGATGATGAGATCGGCGCAGGCGAGCTGATCGTCGAACACTTCTTCAAGCGGATTGTCGTGATCGATCGTCTGCGTGTCTTCGCGCTCCTTGGCGATCGCGTCGAGATCGTCGGCGAAACGCCCTTCCGCCACCGCCTTGCCGTCGATGACGGCGATGACGCCGTCGACGGTCAGCTTAGAGCGGATCGCCGGCCAGTCGAAGGCCTTCACCAGCGGCTTGGGCAGCGCCAGTCCCGAGGTTTCGATGATGATGTGATCGGGACGCTTCTCATGCGCGAGCAGCGCCTCGATCGCCGGGATGAAATCGTCCGCGACGGTGCAGCACAGACAGCCGTTCGCGAGTTCGACGATGTTTTCTTCCGGGCAGTTCTCGACGCCGCAGGCGCGCAGGATTTCGCCGTCGACGCCGACGTCGCCGAATTCATTGATGACGAGCGCCAGACGTCGGCCCTTGGCGTTTTCGAGAACGTGACGAATGAGCGTCGTCTTCCCCGCGCCAAGGAAGCCGGTGACGATCGTTGCAGGGATTTTGGCGCTCATGAGGATTCCTGTTGACGCGACTGAAGTCGCCAGACGAGGCCGGCGAGCGCGCCGGCGAGCGCCCAGCTGATCGCCTGAACGGCGAGCGAGGCGGCGGCGAAGCGCGCGGCGAGTTCGGCGGGCGCGGTGCTTTCGGGCGTCGCGGGCTGCGGCGCGAAGAAATGCGGCAGGGCGATCAGCGCGACGCCGGCGATCTTCGCCGCCGTCGAGTCAAGCCGCAACAAGGCAAACAGTCCGGCCCCGGTGGACAGCGCGGTCGCAAGCCACCAGATTTGACGCGCGGCGAGGTCGGTTTCCGCCATGCCGGGAAGCTGCGGCGCGAGGCCGAGACTCGTCGCGAGCCCGGTCGCGGCGAAGGCGCAGGCGCCCCACAACGCGGCGCGGCGCGGCGCGATGGCGTCGCCGGAGAGAAGCATCGCGGCGAGCAATATCAGCGCATAGCCGATCGAGACGGCGATCGTCGCCACGCTGGTCGCCGCCGTGCGGCTCAGGCCGGAAAGCGCTGCGCCCGCCTCGGCGCCGTCATGCGCATGCTGCGCCGCCTCATAGACCTCGGCGGCGAGGATGAGCGGCGTCGTGGTGAAGTGCTGCAGGGCCGCGACCGCAAGCCCGGCGACAAGGCCGGCGATGAGGCCGGTCGTCAAAACGCGCGCGATCAAGCGCGTTGCGGCCTAGTGACAGGGAAAGGAGAGCGCGTGGCGCGTATCATGCGCCGCGTCATGCACGCTTTCCGGATAGGCGAAGCCCGCGAGCCAAACGAGTCCGAAGCCAAGCGTGAGCGCGACGGCGGCGGCCTTCAGCGCCTCGAGTCTCGAAGAGGGGAGGGCGGCGGCGTTGGCGGATGATTTGACGTTCATATCGGTCTCCCTGCCGCCCCACCGGCGGCGATGCGATGCGCGCGGCGATCCAAAACAATCGCCCTGACGGCAGGTCTCCTGGCTTCCGGCTCGTCGGACCGCGCCGCCTTCCCAAGCGTTAAGGCTCAGTGGCGGATGGCGCGGGCCTCGCCGGCTACAGTTGCGGGGGCAGCCGCGGATACGGACACAAGTCCGCGCCGCGTTCCCTTTTCACTTCTTGCGAAGGACCGTCCCGAGTAGTCATATGCGCGGCTCACGCTTCCGTCAAACGGGGTGAGTCTCAAGCGAGCTCTCCTAGTGACTTAGCGTTATGAAATGTTGGTACGCTAGACCGGGGCGATCGGTGTAGGTAATCGCGACAAGCGTGGGCTTGCCCTTTTTGGGGGTAATGCGCCACGCGCGGAAGGTCGTTTTGTAACCTTGGACTTCTTGTGTCGACGCATCTTCCAGACTCGTTTCGCCCTTCAACGCCAGTCTGTGAATCGCAAGCGACATGTCGAAGATCAAATGGATTGAATTCTCGTCGGCCGCCTGGACGCGAACCCCGCAAATTCCGCGACTCTCATATTCGGCGAGGAGCTCGGCGCCGTTCGGAGAGATGATTGCATAAGCGACTCCGCCGGGCCGTCCCCCTTGAAGTCTCTGAACCGCGCTCGCCGGGAGCTGTTTGAAGCGACCGAAATTCCACGTCGCTGGATCGAACAGTACAACGATCTTGTCCTTGGAGCCGTCTGTTGCGAAACAGACCTTCTGAAATAATTCCAGCGCATCAATCGCGCGAAGGTCAAGCGATGGGGCTCCGAGCAGCGAGACCGGCACGAACAGTAACAAAACGACACACAGCGTCGCAATAAGCCTTGTCACAAGAAACATTCTCCGTGGAAAATACCGGTAACGCCACCGGACAATGGCAATAGGCGCCGATATTGGTCAAGAGTCGCAATCCTGTTACCCGAACGGGATCCGAGAACGGGAGATTCGATGCCGTCTCACGAGAATGACGAGTCTGATCGCCGTCATCGTCTCAAGATGGAGAAGCGCAAGGCGGTTCAGGACGCCGAGGTCGCTGGCAAGACCATCGCTCGCAAAGGCCTGCTGATGGTCCACACCGGCGCCGGCAAGGGCAAGTCGACGGCGGCCTTCGGGCTGGCGCTGCGCGCGCTCGGCCATGGCTGGAAGATCGGCGTCGTTCAGTTCGGCAAGGGCCAGTGGCGCACCGGCGAGCGCAACATGCTCGAAAAGCTTGGCCGAGAGTTCGGCCAAGTCGCCTGGCACACGCTTGGCGAGGGCTTCACCTGGGAGACGCAGGACCGCGCCCGCGACGAAGCGGCCGCCCGGCGCGCCTGGGAGAAGGCGCGCGAACTCATGGAGGACCCCGAGGTTCGCCTGCTGGTGCTCGACGAATTGAACATTTCGCTGCGCTATGAGCATTTGCCGCTGGAGGAGGTGCTTAGCGCGCTCGCCGCGCGGCGCGACGATCTCAATGTCGTCGTGACCGGACGCAACGCCAAGCCGGAGCTCATCGCCGCAGCCGATCTCGTCACCGAAATGACCCTCGTCAAGCATCATTTCGGCGCCGGCGTCAAAGCGCAGGAGGGAATCGAATTCTAACCTGAAAGCCGCTCCGAGATCCGCCGGCGTATCGCTCTTGGCAGCGGCTCGCGTAGCGAATACGCTTTGCGGGCAGGCAGTTCCGTGGCGGACGGGAACGCGCGCCAGCGACGCGAGCAGGCATCCCGAGGCGCGTCAGTCCTAGAGAGCAGGTTCCGAAAAAGTTGACAGACTTTTTGGATGAGAACCTGCTCCAACGTTTTGATTTTGAGCGATTCCTTTTCGATCACATGATTCCATGTGATCGGGAAGCGCTCTAGGCTGAACTCTCAACATCATCTGGACCCGAAAGCTCGATGGACGTTTACGGCGCGCTCCGCTTTTCCGCTGCGAAGATCTCCAACGAACTGTTTTCGACGGGATCGATTTTTTCGGTCTATTCCCTGGCGACGACGTTTGTCATCGCCGTTGGCGCGCTGGCCTATCAGCGCAAGATGCGCCGGGGGCGCGTCAATCCGCGGGCCATCGCGCGGGCCGTGTTCGACAAGCGACTCCTGCTCACCAAATCCTTTGCCGCGGACGTCAAGCTCTTCATTCTGAGCGTCGTTCTCATGCCGGTCGTGGTGGGCGCGCTCGTCATCTCGTCGAACGCCGTCGCGACGCTCGTGAGCGCCGCGCTGCGCGGTTCGTTTGGCGCTTTTGCGCCGGTCTCGTGCTGCGACCTGTCGATAAAGCTCTTCTCCACCGTCGTGCTCTTTCTGGCCTATGAGATCGGCTATTGGGTCGATCACTATCTCAAGCATCGAATCCCGTTTTTGTGGGAACTCCATAAGGTGCATCACACCGCCGAGGCGCTGACCCCGGTGACCAACTTTCGCAATCATCCGATCGACAACATCATTTTCGGCTACATGCTCGCGACGTTCATTGGCGGCGCGTCAGGCATATTGGCGTGGGTCTTTGGGCGAACCACGGAATCCTTCACGGTCGACGGGAAGAACATCCTTTTCATCTTCTTCCTTTGGACGATCGGGCATCTTCAACATTCGCAGTTCTGGATTCCCTTTCGCGGCGTTTTGGGACACATCGTCCTGAGCCCCGCGCATCACCAGATCCATCATTCGACAGATCCCCAGCACTTCAATCGCAACTTCGGCAGCGTTCTCGCCGTTTGGGACTGGATGTTCGGATCGCTCGAGATGCCTTCGACCAAGAACCCGCGCCTCAAATATGGCGTCGAGGAAGACGCCGCCGACCCGCATTCGTCGTTCGGATTATTGGCGACCCCGATTTATCGAGCCGCCCTCGCGCTCTGGCGCGCCCTCGCCGATGCGTGGAATGCAGGAACCGAACGACTGGCGCAGCGCCGTCAAAGGCTAAAGAGCACAGGCGTATTATGAGCCGCATTCGCGCTGATCTGCTGCTGGTGCTGGCGGCTTTTATCTGGGGGACGGCCTTCATCGCGCAAAAAAACGCCGGCGAGCTTATGGGGCCGATCACCTTCGTCGGCGTCCGTTTTCTCCTGTCGTGCGTCGCGCTCGCGCCGCTGGCGCTCTACGAAGGCCGGCACAGTGAAGCTGCGCTGAAAAAGGGCGATTTGCCTCTCGCCGGCCTGATCGGCTTTTGCGTCTTCGCCGCCGCCGCTCTGCAGCAAGTCGGCCTCGCCACGACGACGGCGACCAACGGCGGATTTCTCACGGCGCTATATGTCGTGCTCGTTCCAGCGTTCGTCTTCGCGCAGACCGGCGTAAGACCCCGGCAGGTCGTTCTCGTCGCAGGCCTCGCGTCCATCCTGGGAGCCTGGCTGCTGACGGACAGCGGGCGGCTCCAGAGCTGGACGTCGGGCGACGCCTTGGTTTTGATTGCGGATATTGCGTGGGCCGCCGGGATCAGTCTCGTTCCGACCTTTCTGGCGCGCACCGACCGGCCGTATTTCCTGGCTTTCGCGCAGTTCGGCGTCATCGGCGTTCTTGGAGCCGTTGTGGGCCTTGCCGGCGAGCCTTTTTCGCTCGATGGCCTGATCGCGGCCCTTCCGTCAATTCTCTATGCGGGGCTGTGCTCCGGGGGGATCGCCTTCACGATTCAAATCGTGGCGCTCAAATATACGCCAGCGGCCGAAGCCGCGCTCATCATGTCGCTGGAGAGCGTTTTCGCCGCCGTGTCGGGCGCCATCCTGCTGTCCGAGCGCCTGACCGGGCCCGCGATGCTGGGCGGCGCGCTGATCTTGCTCAGCGCCGTGCTCGTCGAAGCCGGACCGGCCGCGCAAACGATTTGGCTGACGCAATATTGGACTTGGTTGGCGCAAGTGTGGAGTCGGGCGCGTTAGAGCGGGCTCCGAAAAAGTGGAAGCCGACGCTCGATCACGTCGAGAACGTCGGCTCCAAAATGATCTGCGCGGTAACCGGCCGATCGCCCGCCAGAAAGACAAGGGCCGGGAGCTTGCGCGCCCGGCGAGTCTTTTCGGCAGGGGTATGTTTTACTGGATCATGCGGGCGGTAGAGCCAACGCCTTCGCCCTGGATGCCGTTGCGGTTGCCCGTGCCGTTGGTTCCTTCAGGAGAAATCCAATCCGGAACCCAGGTCAGAGCGACGACCACGAAGGCGACGAAGGCGGCGATCCAAAGCAGCATCTTGCCGATATCGCCGGTATTGTGAACGTTGACGGCCATGCGTTTTCCCCCTGTTCTTGATTTTACGTGAATGCTTGCCGCATCGAGAGGGAGCCTAGCTTGTTTCCGATCGGATGGCAATGCGCTCCTGCGCTGACTGGAACGTCCGCCAAAAAAGCAAGATTACTTTTTATTTTCAATCAATTAACGTGCGACAGAACGTCGCGGACGGCGCAAAAAATTACGCGCGTTTCTCTGTCCTCGCGTTCCCTTCCAACCCCGATCCGCCGGCGCGCATCGAATGGCGAAAGCGTCCGCGCGCGTCGGCCGGCGGCGGCCCTTGCCGGAAGTAGGCGCATCGCCTATAAGCGCGCCATTCCACAGGCGAGGGTTACGCGGCGTCTGCCTCAAGACGTCGCTCCGGTGGCCG of Methylocystis sp. SC2 contains these proteins:
- a CDS encoding precorrin-2 C(20)-methyltransferase — its product is MNALASTSHEAVATLGALIGVGLGPGDPELVTVKAARLIGAANVVAFFAKRGRASHARAIAAPYLAPGCEEIALLYPVTTEIPFDQPEYVSSLQRFYEDCVMRIRAVLEAGRDVTLLCEGDPLLYGSFMHMFARLDSRFRIEICAGVSGMSGCFAAARQPMAWGDDILTVLPATLDEDCLASRLAATDAAVVMKLGGNFAKLRRAMTRAGVIDRAIYVERGAMPGEKIMRFSDKRDDDAPYFSMALVPGRGRRP
- a CDS encoding precorrin-8X methylmutase produces the protein MSRRFDYIHEGAQIYARSFATIRAESNLSRFTPEQEKIAVRMIHACGMVELADDIEFSPDFVAAARDALQKGAPILCDSNMVAHGVTRSRLPAENQVVCTLLEPRVPALAAEIGTTRSAAALELWRNRLDGALVAIGNAPTALFRLLEMIDEGAAPPAAIIGMPVGFVGAAESKGALREYGRIPFVIVKGRKGGSAMAAAAINALASEQE
- the cobG gene encoding precorrin-3B synthase; the encoded protein is MQPRPEIKGWCPGAFAPMPSGDGLLIRAKAVGSRMSAAQAREIARIADGCGNGLIDLSQRAQLQLRGISEATIAEALRRLDAIGMLAPSADAERVTNVIASPLAGLAAGAFDANAMAVELAAELQRDAAMRALPPKFLFLLDDGGALSLADVEADIRIEAIANGAVAIHIADVPDRAVFAAVNDALDVALRLARAFIELRDRHANSFRRVRTLVEALGADALPRAAGLVMRVSREARAPARWAHIFGAQRRGAVAFAGVGAPFGRWRAEELAAVADFAEGEGTGELRLTPWRALLIVTPDEDNARRVVSRAQDHDLITSADDKRLAVIACPGAPECPQAVAETRAHVMDLAPLAQMIGGADGVGLHLSGCAKGCARQSASPITLLACAEGFDLIENGGADGAPRFRSLTFEAVLRELSARASGRAQ
- the cobN gene encoding cobaltochelatase subunit CobN, with amino-acid sequence MHLLPRDLHSLDDAGAAIDLGQSPAEIVFLSFSDSELRLLARLYEQSGARLPSFRCASLAQLKHPYSVDLYLDSVARHARLIVVRLLGGKDYWPYGVEQLEALARAKGIALAITPGDAHDDARLQQASTLDMETLNRIWRFFQDGGPDNLRSFLGYASTLVGRPAPWRESLPIANAGRFDAACRAGGELRATIVFYRAMFLADDVAPIIVLAEALAERGFAVETIYVASLKEPESEAFVSRALETFAPDVILNATAFSARRDAGSVLDRADAPVLQVALATSLREAWEGSTRGANGADLAMNVVLPEVDGRIFTRAISFKEEAPLRLAAEFSETRHAPERSRIDFVADLALNWARLRRKANHEKSLALILSNYPARRGRGGYAIGLDAEASAQEIVFSLAEEGYDVGIVSPLLLRVIRALEDAARVIDIPIRDYQTWLAALPPDFVASVNDAWGAPQDDPAARDDVFRLPCLEAGKLVVALQPDRGARAERYETYHDVQRPPRHAYVAFYLWLRHARKIDALIHLGAHGTLEWLPGKSVMLSEACAPEAVLGPTPLIYPFIVNDPGEAAQAKRRTCAVTIGHLTPPLVDAELFDAAAKVETLLDEYATASALDARRAKLIAGAIIDESERSGLAAECGVSHGMDIPETLTRLDAWMCDLKDMRIGDGLHVFGRSDSDPARDACARAERKALIAALAGRFVAPGPAGAPSRGRADVLPTGRNLYCIDPRHAPTQTAYDIGRRAAAEVMTRHAQLHGEFPRRIMLDLWGSATIRTGGEDFAQALALLGVAPRWDMASARVVGFEILPQARLDFPRVDVTLQVSGLFRDMFGNLIALFDDAVRAVAWLDEGAEVNPLKAADDLRRVFGAADGTYGIGVSDRVARGRWSNRDDLARAYLCAAGHAFDRAGESKEAVAAFSARVADADAHVHVQDMADVDVLIGPAFADYEGGFAAANAMLGGDADLVHIDATRPERLRPRALKDEIARVLRMRLANPRWLRGQMRHGHRGAGEIAETIDNLYAFAATSGLVTDAQFDLAFDATLGDDATRDFLAAENPRALEGLARVFSEALARGLWNTQRNSVRGALSDIERQEGGRLAAEA
- the cobW gene encoding cobalamin biosynthesis protein CobW; the encoded protein is MSAKIPATIVTGFLGAGKTTLIRHVLENAKGRRLALVINEFGDVGVDGEILRACGVENCPEENIVELANGCLCCTVADDFIPAIEALLAHEKRPDHIIIETSGLALPKPLVKAFDWPAIRSKLTVDGVIAVIDGKAVAEGRFADDLDAIAKEREDTQTIDHDNPLEEVFDDQLACADLIILNKTDLLVADEERAVANRLTQGARQAAKIVRASGGRVDPLVLLGLSAAAEDDLATRPSHHDAEPEHDHDDFDSFVVSLSAIADPAALVARLAEAARAHDVLRIKGFVEVVGKPMRLLVQGVGARIEHHFDRAWKPDEQRMSRVVIIGEKGLNRDAVIATLAQP
- a CDS encoding CbtA family protein, which produces MIARVLTTGLIAGLVAGLAVAALQHFTTTPLILAAEVYEAAQHAHDGAEAGAALSGLSRTAATSVATIAVSIGYALILLAAMLLSGDAIAPRRAALWGACAFAATGLATSLGLAPQLPGMAETDLAARQIWWLATALSTGAGLFALLRLDSTAAKIAGVALIALPHFFAPQPATPESTAPAELAARFAAASLAVQAISWALAGALAGLVWRLQSRQQESS
- a CDS encoding CbtB domain-containing protein, whose translation is MNVKSSANAAALPSSRLEALKAAAVALTLGFGLVWLAGFAYPESVHDAAHDTRHALSFPCH
- the cobO gene encoding cob(I)yrinic acid a,c-diamide adenosyltransferase produces the protein MPSHENDESDRRHRLKMEKRKAVQDAEVAGKTIARKGLLMVHTGAGKGKSTAAFGLALRALGHGWKIGVVQFGKGQWRTGERNMLEKLGREFGQVAWHTLGEGFTWETQDRARDEAAARRAWEKARELMEDPEVRLLVLDELNISLRYEHLPLEEVLSALAARRDDLNVVVTGRNAKPELIAAADLVTEMTLVKHHFGAGVKAQEGIEF